The following are from one region of the Petrotoga mobilis SJ95 genome:
- a CDS encoding 2-phosphosulfolactate phosphatase, with the protein MNVYFLPNENIKNHQIYVLIDLLRATSSISALLHCGAEEIFVTDDINMAKELKNMGYLLAGERGAIKLEGFDFGNSPLEFLNNSDKIRKKSIVLTTSNGSKAMKKINELGDTIALSLLNFSSVVDFIIQRDFQNIGIVCSGTNGVVSLEDSYLAGLFVQRIMEKQTYHLNDGAKVSLNLTNSKRSLIMNSDHAKRLKNLGLKDDLEFCFNMDLFQVVPYSKQNSYTFKNLITI; encoded by the coding sequence TTGAATGTCTATTTTCTACCGAATGAGAATATAAAAAATCATCAGATCTATGTCCTTATCGATCTTTTAAGGGCTACTTCTAGCATATCAGCATTACTACATTGTGGTGCTGAAGAAATTTTTGTAACAGACGACATCAACATGGCAAAAGAATTGAAAAATATGGGATATTTACTCGCTGGAGAACGAGGGGCTATAAAGTTAGAAGGTTTTGATTTTGGCAATTCTCCGTTGGAATTTTTAAATAATTCTGATAAAATAAGGAAAAAATCGATTGTACTAACCACTTCCAACGGATCTAAAGCTATGAAAAAAATAAACGAACTTGGGGATACGATTGCCCTTTCGTTGCTAAATTTCTCTTCTGTCGTAGATTTCATAATACAGAGGGATTTTCAAAATATTGGCATAGTGTGCTCTGGTACCAATGGGGTCGTTTCTTTAGAAGATTCATATTTAGCTGGATTATTTGTTCAAAGAATCATGGAAAAGCAAACTTACCACTTGAACGATGGCGCAAAAGTATCTTTAAATTTAACAAATAGCAAGAGAAGTTTAATTATGAATTCCGATCATGCCAAAAGGCTTAAAAACCTTGGGCTCAAAGATGATCTGGAATTTTGTTTCAACATGGATTTGTTTCAAGTAGTACCTTATTCAAAACAAAACAGTTATACGTTCAAAAATTTAATTACAATTTAG
- a CDS encoding histidine phosphatase family protein, whose translation MDIYLVRHGATLWNKMGIWQGQRDVELDEEGISQAKATAERFKDMKIDAMYTSALKRAIKTGEIINQYHNLQIVKDPDLNECNIGSWDGKKLEEILLNYKEELEYWHKDIWALVEGVEALGDVQRRAVRAIKRIVKEHNLEDRIVVVAHGLTIRTIISWILNIPLNQHTSFRVDNTSVSHVIYEGDYRYVLASLNETWHLEYYGLETYLTPEEKEID comes from the coding sequence TTGGATATTTATTTAGTAAGACATGGAGCTACACTTTGGAACAAAATGGGAATTTGGCAAGGTCAAAGAGACGTAGAGCTTGATGAAGAAGGAATTAGTCAGGCGAAGGCAACCGCAGAAAGATTTAAAGATATGAAAATAGATGCAATGTATACATCCGCTCTAAAAAGAGCTATTAAAACGGGAGAAATCATCAATCAATACCACAATTTGCAAATAGTAAAAGATCCTGATTTGAACGAATGTAATATAGGAAGTTGGGATGGGAAAAAGTTAGAAGAGATACTTCTTAATTACAAAGAAGAATTAGAATATTGGCATAAAGATATCTGGGCATTGGTGGAAGGTGTTGAGGCTTTAGGTGATGTTCAAAGAAGAGCGGTAAGGGCAATAAAAAGGATAGTTAAGGAGCATAACTTAGAGGATAGAATAGTGGTAGTTGCACATGGTTTAACCATTAGGACCATTATTTCATGGATTCTCAATATTCCACTTAATCAACACACTTCTTTTAGAGTTGACAATACGTCTGTCTCACACGTTATATATGAAGGAGATTATAGATACGTTTTAGCTTCTTTAAACGAAACGTGGCATCTCGAATATTATGGGCTAGAAACCTATCTCACTCCAGAAGAAAAGGAGATCGATTAA